A window of the Eremothecium cymbalariae DBVPG#7215 chromosome 5, complete sequence genome harbors these coding sequences:
- the MTR10 gene encoding mRNA transport regulator MTR10 (similar to Ashbya gossypii AAR115C) encodes MAYQIEDVKQALQCISSNVRQEEKNSALQFLEQFQKTVDAWQLCHTVLSRGKLEPLDVQIFASQTLRNKVTYDLNQLEGNLEPFKQSMLQLLVQHSNKLIITQLSVTMARLSIQYLEWRNPIGEIITVLNPYPVKLLCFLKILPEETLDMKSTPLSEDEFKSRTHELINQIAEDVLNFLISCIDVAGEESEVKLEQVLNCLSTWIYEFPIEQMLTVTPLINMVFQALFESYTDYPDTFEAAVECLSVLLRETRDVANVEMIKMLYDQLMLLQSKLLPPIETVQDWSEYEDMMDALTRLFVEAGESWCVFIGKDPQTFKPLVQVILLLTCKNTDLDVVKYTFPFWFNLKQMLVLARYSQQKQQYQDIYVQLINGIIMHLEYPEESFPNKEDEDKYREFRYDMGDVLKDCTAVVGPIKALTQPFQMIEANLAQDVSTMQWQKLEAPLFSLRTMGQEIPTTENTILPQIFQILCNLPEHPKIRYAVTLVLGRYTEWTNKHPELLEMELNYIFNGFQTTNNDADLFTASSHALMYFCQDCSSLLSNYVEQLIDFTWKIEPVVDMMCMFEVCQGLSSVINEQPIETFTQAFELFSKPHSERLQRAVESWKAHPTDKDASVRLADLIDLTFAIFESLRPRYEYPSQGAEPLLPYIESIWNLASDLLNYEGGATNTIIVERIMKLLRRLFEKYHIFLESILPMVVEMLAQNYAKTGLGSYLWCSGSLIYVFGDDESYPIPPELKQAVWCFACSQCETFLNNFSKINPSEIDMYFENVQDFFLMVLDIIMFYPKQFITTTELVGSVVDCALQCLDKLSNFDCYITVIRCLDEILSWGYEAPPISTMEIDIVPVEWRANVLNIMVLQKGSQVVSVTICGLTSNLNSNAHPEAIGLLVKLFKLATEANNNDPSICMQWLSDSLGILRPVSANEKNKLMSIGSALIQKDYRRVRNNIKDFIGWYLRKHVSPRLYK; translated from the coding sequence ATGGCCTACCAGATTGAGGATGTCAAACAGGCATTACAATGTATTTCTTCGAATGTACGGCAGGAAGAGAAGAATTCCGCTTTGCAGTTTTTGGAACAGTTTCAAAAGACAGTCGATGCATGGCAGTTATGCCACACAGTTCTATCTCGAGGGAAATTAGAGCCTTTAGATGTGCAAATATTTGCATCTCAAACTTTGCGAAATAAGGTGACTTATGATCTAAACCAATTAGAAGGTAACCTTGAGCCGTTTAAGCAGTCTATGTTACAGTTGTTAGTTCAACATTCAAACAAGTTGATTATCACCCAACTTTCCGTGACGATGGCTCGACTATCAAtccaatatttggaatgGAGAAATCCCATTGGTGAGATTATTACGGTTCTAAATCCATATCCTGTCAAACTACTTTGCTTCTTAAAGATTTTACCTGAGGAAACCTTAGACATGAAATCCACTCCTTTGtcagaagatgaatttaAATCAAGAACGCATGAACTTATTAACCAAATAGCGGAAGACGTGTTAAATTTCTTAATCTCGTGTATTGATGTTGCTGGTGAGGAATCTGAAGTTAAACTGGAACAAGTTTTGAATTGTTTGAGCACATGGATTTACGAGTTTCCAATTGAACAAATGCTTACAGTTACACCATTAATTAATATGGTGTTTCAAGCGCTTTTTGAATCTTACACTGACTATCCGGATACTTTTGAAGCAGCTGTTGAATGTTTGTCTGTTCTTCTTAGGGAAACAAGAGATGTTGCAAATGTGGAAATGATAAAGATGTTGTATGATCAATtaatgcttcttcaaagtaAACTATTACCTCCGATTGAAACTGTTCAAGATTGGAGCGAATATGAAGATATGATGGATGCGTTGACCAGATTGTTTGTCGAAGCAGGCGAGTCATGGTGTGTGTTTATTGGTAAGGATCCGCAGACTTTCAAACCATTAGTGCAGGTAATTTTACTACTTACTTGTAAAAACACCGACTTAGACGTTGTTAAATATACCTTTCCGTTCTGGTTTAATTTGAAGCAGATGCTAGTTTTAGCTCGCTATTCgcaacagaaacaacaatatcaagACATCTACGTTCAGTTAATAAATGGTATTATTATGCACTTGGAATATCCAGAGGAATCATTTCCAAataaagaagatgaagacaaGTATAGAGAATTCCGTTACGATATGGGTGATGTGTTAAAGGACTGTACAGCAGTTGTCGGGCCAATTAAAGCGTTAACTCAGCCGTTTCAGATGATTGAGGCTAACCTAGCCCAGGATGTCTCAACTATGCAATGGCAAAAGTTGGAGGCTCCATTATTTTCCTTACGGACAATGGGTCAAGAAATTCCCACCACGGAGAATACAATTTTACCGCAgatattccaaattttgTGTAATTTGCCAGAGCATCCTAAGATCAGATATGCAGTCACGTTAGTTCTCGGCAGATACACAGAGTGGACTAATAAACATCCTGAATTATTGGAAATGGAGTtgaattatatttttaatggGTTCCAAACCACGAATAATGATGCAGATTTATTCACCGCTTCTTCACATGCATTAATGTATTTTTGTCAGGACTGTTCATCTCTGTTGAGCAACTATGTGGAACAACTGATAGATTTTACGTGGAAAATTGAACCTGTTGTCGATATGATGTGCATGTTTGAGGTTTGTCAAGGATTAAGTTCTGTAATTAATGAGCAACCAATTGAAACATTTACACAAGCATTTGAACTCTTCTCTAAACCACATTCCGAAAGGCTTCAACGGGCTGTAGAGTCTTGGAAGGCTCATCCAACCGATAAAGATGCTTCTGTTAGACTTGCAGACCTCATTGATTTAACGTTTGCTATATTCGAGTCCCTCAGACCACGTTATGAATACCCAAGCCAAGGAGCAGAGCCGTTACTACCGTATATTGAATCCATATGGAATCTCGCTTCTGATCTATTAAACTATGAAGGAGGTGcaacaaatacaattaTCGTTGAAAGAATAATGAAGTTACTTCGGAgactttttgaaaaatatcatattttCTTAGAATCAATTCTCCCAATGGTTGTTGAAATGTTGGCACAAAACTATGCTAAGACAGGCCTAGGTTCATATCTCTGGTGTTCAGGTTCTCTTATCTATGTATTTGGCGACGATGAGTCATATCCTATTCCTCCAGAACTCAAACAAGCAGTATGGTGCTTTGCATGTTCCCAATGTGAGACCTTCCTAAACAATTTCTCCAAGATAAACCCTTCTGAGATAGACATGTACTTTGAAAATGTCCaagatttctttttaatgGTACTAGACATCATAATGTTTTATCCAAAACAGTTTATAACAACTACTGAATTGGTTGGTTCAGTTGTTGACTGTGCCCTGCAATGTCTTGATAAATTAAGCAATTTTGATTGTTATATTACTGTAATACGTTGTCTAGACGAGATACTATCCTGGGGGTACGAAGCGCCGCCAATATCTACGATGGAGATTGATATTGTACCAGTAGAATGGAGAGCGAACGTGCTCAATATTATGGTTTTACAAAAAGGAAGTCAAGTTGTATCTGTGACCATTTGTGGTTTAACATCAAACCTCAACAGTAACGCTCATCCTGAAGCAATTGGATTGCTTGTTAAATTGTTTAAATTGGCCACTGAAgcaaataataatgatcCGTCCATCTGTATGCAGTGGTTATCTGATTCCTTAGGAATATTAAGACCAGTGTCTGCTAATGAGAAAAATAAGCTGATGAGTATTGGCAGTGCATTGATACAAAAAGATTATAGGAGAGTGAGAAACaatattaaagattttATTGGGTGGTACCTGAGGAAACATGTATCTCCCAGACTATATAAATGA
- the SME1 gene encoding mRNA splicing protein SME1 (similar to Ashbya gossypii AAR116W), translated as MSGKQQKTMMPPINCIYSHLQQQSTVKFWLYQQSQMRIKGKISGFDEFMNVVIDDALELPIDEKTGAELPDKAVKLGRILLKGDNITLISASD; from the coding sequence ATGTCAGGAAAACAGCAGAAAACCATGATGCCTCCTATTAACTGCATTTACAGTCACCTTCAGCAGCAGTCAACGGTGAAATTTTGGCTGTATCAGCAATCACAAATGAGGATCAAAGGAAAAATTAGTGGATTTGATGAGTTTATGAACGTAGTAATAGATGATGCTTTGGAACTACCAATAGATGAGAAAACTGGAGCCGAACTTCCAGACAAGGCAGTCAAGTTGGGCAGAATTTTGCTGAAAGGAGATAACATCACACTCATTTCGGCATCTGACTGA
- the PET123 gene encoding mitochondrial 37S ribosomal protein mS26 PET123 (similar to Ashbya gossypii AAR117C), with amino-acid sequence MGKGVAKFGFKSGILPVTRSILKKPTMKQTSKLQETRAPKPKGINGVGYADNIKHPAGSHRNPPEVKFIDVEELIEKTVPHPKKGKIATTPNQLTKQRMAEIRREYLSESLRKEEQRILKQERLMLKRQELLHAERQQHLKKVNQNRSSDLTVPMLEDLIKGPLMRPRTAEEQKLVDLKRKYNRELIEFKSKERKFADLVSLYNAANCFIVTEKQLTEKIEELFTNDNVEYMKKNLHVTLANRASFGDQSVTDSLYGTLANGLHDGFPIIKDFLTGELNEGLSESKQNIEKAATESSQSASSNSGSTNQITQ; translated from the coding sequence ATGGGGAAAGGCGTCGCCAAGTTTGGGTTTAAGAGCGGGATTCTCCCCGTTACGCGAtctattttaaagaaaccAACCATGAAGCAGACCTCCAAACTTCAAGAAACGAGGGCGCCAAAACCGAAAGGCATTAATGGGGTAGGTTATGCTGATAATATTAAGCATCCTGCTGGTTCTCATAGAAATCCGCCAGAAGTGAAATTcattgatgttgaagaattaattGAGAAAACGGTACCACATCCTAAAAAAGGGAAAATTGCAACTACGCCTAATCAATTAACCAAACAACGTATGGCGGAAATACGTAGGGAGTACTTATCGGAATCACTTCGTAAGGAGGAACAAAGGATATTGAAACAAGAAAGGCTGATGCTGAAGCGGCAGGAACTACTGCATGCGGAGCGTCAGCAACATTTAAAGAAAGTTAACCAGAACCGTTCCAGCGATCTGACTGTTCCTATGTTGGAAGATTTAATTAAAGGGCCGTTAATGAGGCCTAGAACTGCTGAGGAACAGAAACTAGTAGAtctcaaaagaaaatataataGGGAGCTGATTGAAttcaaatcaaaagagcGTAAGTTTGCTGATTTAGTGTCCTTGTATAACGCTGCTAATTGTTTCATAGTTACTGAAAAGCAGCTGACTgaaaagattgaagaaCTTTTTACCAATGATAATGTGGAATATATGAAAAAGAATCTACATGTCACATTGGCAAATCGTGCATCTTTCGGGGATCAGAGCGTTACAGACAGCCTCTATGGTACTCTGGCCAATGGCCTTCACGATGGTTTCCCAATCATTAAAGACTTTTTAACTGGTGAATTAAATGAAGGACTTTCGGAATCTAAgcaaaatattgaaaaggCTGCAACTGAATCATCGCAATCTGCATCTTCGAACTCTGGTTCAACAAACCAGATCACACAGTGA
- the TRS120 gene encoding TRAPPII-specific subunit TRS120 (similar to Ashbya gossypii AAR118C), whose amino-acid sequence MMESVCGSAHIRVLVIPASDNWPRSKFLSYVDRLRSVLEVRLVDITPIADSHFNPQRFPQGKLFFDIQTNLQDESSMLFLYDFEPYRKTFVVIGLCEGSPVEEDAKERLHILEQKYPNSISHCLIYEDSFREKGAFCNVFGFGTSTETIMCDVGRIFLQALSHYYSSYKHVTLRSPGAIGGNSVVKTTFVCKPVNSVKRLSGSLESNSSMGKKSSMKNGAISASSGSDKSQQRAKARQLKILANFQLLAGQYIDSLANFSEAASIAHKIHDYLWLGSSLEGVAISMILLSYLNVQFQIPAIVTLMCPSKSITASTNTSPSQRSSTSSNGNTTFGSHQSPRSSNSGVASTPFNSNETLLGNVLKAINDKILHYYELSLSHSIEYTPQVVYCQNLLRILRFMCECSTGSFLSESVLNSVVLGISQNYERCESMDPCLYSKMEIYQLSNRFFELQLKYLDISMQIRLYLGLASIYKVLEFSRKRAFVIRKLLSSLLTHLDQVPWCSEYDILVDDILETYDIKSWTPESNTSDAREIKWFTLQKNVLMLLINVAQKTNKNDDVIRFSKWAITRYSHLLTQIEEANLVKSILAPAENSKEKVEYWDPFILRKVRLIKTDHDKEIPIRKVIENGKTIDLNDDQVFNPFKDANLAAVERPQNWCNTFLVSETAELSFSVQNPFKCNLEITSLSFCDEDAKIMKLLTNDITNESPIIVKPGNIRTIHYPIVFINETTSIYKITHLKIGVFQLPAREYPICQLEQINPAFDQRADLGEYCFSVIQEQPQLEVLSSSLPNYSCMALEGSKKQFTLKIHNSSLSKAANYLMISSTTNVEKQLKHDYWRNTMADELHDTELQLKLLHENFIRVLNLPTEVKPNEVLNIDIEIDITNATLELEQFEIIFTYGCRGEDNSVAFIKQLSIPFNITIKRSVEITNMEIISLHEELPDSIHIDWIRYVKQECAEHDLTFSDFALMLLDVRNSWINKTTLRLGYDSFKADEHVLGTYHSRRLIIPIKKIGFDTKFEKKPIPAIVTGRQFVHSGLTKGQEQELRIKFWCREYILSRLKCQWEINSDIGSVDFRSFIPKLDDSFINIIYRGGRTPYKLELTTPKSKVSIGEEISIQANIDSGELTSINKYISVQFQFFERRTGKPIPESNKILLYNGTLTKSINLKTSNKIELKVMPIERGEYEFQSHIVGTETTAYYFLHVI is encoded by the coding sequence ATGATGGAAAGTGTTTGCGGTTCAGCACATATTCGGGTGCTCGTCATACCTGCTAGTGATAATTGGCCAAGATCTAAATTTTTAAGCTACGTAGATCGATTGCGATCTGTTCTAGAGGTTAGACTGGTAGACATTACTCCGATTGCAGATTCACATTTTAATCCACAAAGATTCCCACAGGGTAAGTTATTCTTTGATATCCAAACAAATCTGCAGGATGAATCATCAATGTTATTCCTTTATGATTTTGAGCCTTACAGAAAGACATTTGTCGTTATTGGATTATGTGAGGGTAGCcctgttgaagaagatgctAAAGAAAGATTGCATATTCTTGAACAGAAGTATCCAAATTCTATTAGTCATTGTTTAATATACGAGGATTCTTTTCGTGAGAAAGGTGCATTTTGTAAcgtttttggttttggaaCGTCTACGGAAACTATTATGTGTGACGTAGGTAGGATATTTCTGCAAGCATTAAGTCATTATTACAGTTCTTACAAACATGTAACTCTGCGATCCCCTGGAGCTATTGGTGGAAATTCAGTCGTCAAAACAACGTTTGTATGCAAACCAGTCAATTCAGTTAAACGGCTTTCAGGATCACTTGAGTCAAATAGTTCAATGGGCAAAAAGTCGTCGATGAAAAATGGGGCGATTTCAGCTTCTTCTGGATCAGACAAATCACAACAGCGGGCTAAAGCTCGTCAGTTAAAGATTCTTGCTAATTTTCAACTATTAGCAGGCCAGTATATTGACTCATTGGCAAACTTTTCTGAAGCGGCATCCATTGCCCACAAGATACATGACTACTTATGGTTAGGTAGTTCTTTAGAGGGAGTCGCTATTTCCATGATCTTATTGTCCTACTTGAATGTTCAATTTCAGATACCTGCCATTGTTACTTTAATGTGTCCTTCTAAATCAATTActgcttcaacaaataCTTCACCATCCCAGCGCAGTTCGACGTCTTCGAATGGTAATACTACATTTGGGTCTCATCAATCTCCAAGAAGTTCCAATAGTGGTGTTGCCTCTACCCCGTTCAATTCCAATGAAACTCTTTTGGGGAATGTGCTGAAAGCTATTAACGATAAAATCCTTCACTATTATGAGTTGTCATTGAGTCATAGCATAGAGTATACTCCTCAAGTTGTGTACTGCCAAAATTTATTGAGAATTTTAAGATTTATGTGTGAATGTAGCACCGGATCCTTCCTATCTGAGTCTGTATTAAATTCAGTTGTACTTGGTATTTCGCAAAATTATGAAAGATGTGAGAGCATGGATCCTTGTTTGTATTCAAAGATGGAAATTTATCAGCTTTCTAACAGATTCTTCGAActtcaattaaaatatttggatatttcaatGCAGATTCGGTTGTACCTCGGGCTAGCATCCATTTACaaagttttggaatttagCAGAAAGAGAGCCTTTGTGATTAGAAAGTTACTTTCGTCACTCTTAACACATCTAGACCAAGTTCCATGGTGTTCTGAATATGATATATTGGTTGATGACATTCTGGAGACTTATGATATAAAGTCTTGGACACCAGAATCTAATACAAGTGATGCAAGGGAAATCAAATGGTTCACATTACAAAAGAATGTCTTGATGTTATTGATAAACGTTGCACAGAAGACGaacaaaaatgatgatgttatAAGGTTTTCCAAATGGGCTATTACTCGTTATTCACACCTTTTGACCCAGATTGAAGAAGCTAATTTGGTCAAGTCTATACTAGCTCCAGCGGAAAACTCAAAGGAGAAAGTTGAATACTGGGATCCATTTATATTAAGGAAGGTAAGGCTAATAAAAACCGATCATGATAAAGAAATACCTATCAGGAAGGTCATAGAAAATGGAAAAACTATTGATTTGAATGATGATCAAGTTTTCAACCCATTTAAGGATGCAAACTTAGCTGCTGTTGAGCGGCCTCAAAATTGGTGTAATACTTTTTTGGTGTCAGAGACAGCAGAACTTAGTTTTTCTGTTCAGAATCCATTCAAGTGTAACCTAGAGATTACatctttatctttttgtgatgaagatgcaaAGATCATGAAACTTTTAACAAACGATATTACTAATGAATCTCCAATCATTGTGAAACCAGGCAATATCCGTACAATACATTATCCCATTGTATTCATAAATGAGACTACCTCTATATATAAGATAACGCATTTAAAAATTGGTGTGTTCCAACTGCCAGCAAGAGAGTATCCAATTTGCCAACTTGAACAGATAAATCCTGCATTTGATCAAAGAGCCGATCTTGGAGAATATTGCTTCTCAGTTATTCAAGAACAACCCCAGCTGGAAGTTTTATCATCAAGTTTACCAAACTATTCCTGTATGGCCTTGGAGGGctcaaaaaaacaattcaCTTTGAAAATACACAATTCTTCGTTATCAAAAGCAGCaaattatttgatgatttcCAGTACTACTAACGTTGAAAAGCAATTGAAACATGACTACTGGAGGAATACTATGGCTGATGAGTTACATGATACAGAGTTACAATTAAAGTTACTGCACGAGAATTTTATTAGGGTTCTAAATTTACCAACTGAGGTAAAGCCTAATGAAGTACTcaatattgatattgaaattgATATAACAAATGCTACCTTGGAGCTTGAACAGTTTGAAATTATATTCACCTATGGGTGTAGGGGAGAGGATAATAGTGTTGCTTTTATCAAACAATTATCGATTCCATTTAATATTACAATAAAGCGAAGTGTCGAAATCACCAATATGGAAATCATATCTCTACATGAGGAATTACCTGATTCCATCCATATTGATTGGATTCGGTATGTAAAACAAGAATGTGCCGAGCATGATCTCACTTTCTCTGATTTTGCTCTAATGTTGCTGGACGTTAGAAACTCATGGATCAACAAGACAACCTTAAGACTTGGATATGACAGCTTTAAAGCGGATGAACATGTACTTGGAACGTATCATTCTAGAAGGCTTATTATACCCATTAAGAAGATAGGGTTTGATACtaagtttgaaaagaaacCTATTCCTGCAATTGTCACTGGTAGACAGTTTGTACATAGCGGCTTAACTAAGGgacaagaacaagaattGAGAATTAAATTTTGGTGCAGAGAATACATCCTATCAAGGCTAAAATGTCAATGGGAAATCAATTCTGATATAGGTTCGGTAGACTTTCGTTCATTCATACCAAAGTTAGATGACagctttattaatataatTTACCGCGGTGGCAGGACACCTTACAAGCTTGAGCTAACTACTCCCAAATCAAAGGTTTCAATTGGTGAAGAGATTTCAATACAGGCAAACATCGATTCAGGTGAACTCACATCCAttaacaaatatatttccgtacaatttcaattttttgaacGTCGGACTGGGAAACCTATTCCTGAATCAAACAAGATATTGTTGTACAATGGTACCTTGACAAAATCCATAAACTTGAAAACAAGCAACAAAATCGAACTGAAAGTGATGCCAATAGAAAGAGGTGAATATGAGTTTCAGAGTCATATAGTAGGTACTGAAACCACTGCATATTACTTTTTACACGTGATTTAA
- the PUP1 gene encoding proteasome core particle subunit beta 2 (similar to Ashbya gossypii AAR119W): MAGLSFDNYQRNQYLTAQSHKQPQATSTGTTIVGVKFENGVVIAADTRSTQGPIVANKNCEKLHKISSRIWCAGAGTAADTDAVTGLIGSNLELHSLFTGREPRVVSALQKLKQHLFKYQGHIGAYLIVAGVDPTGAHLFSVHAHGSTDVGYYQSLGSGSLAAMAVLEANWKEHLTKEEAIKLAADAIEAGIWNDLGSGSNVDVCVMEVGKDAELLRNYITPNVREAKQKSYKFDRGTTAVLKESILEVYDEEIVTLS; encoded by the coding sequence ATGGCGGGTCTATCATTTGATAATTATCAGAGAAACCAGTATTTGACCGCTCAGTCTCATAAACAGCCTCAAGCTACATCGACAGGTACTACAATTGTTGGTGTAAAGTTTGAGAACGGAGTTGTAATTGCAGCTGATACCAGGTCTACCCAAGGGCCAATAGTGGCGAATAAAAACTGTGAGAAGTTGCATAAGATTTCCTCAAGGATTTGGTGTGCAGGTGCAGGTACTGCAGCAGATACAGATGCGGTTACCGGTCTAATTGGTTCAAATCTTGAATTACATTCGTTGTTTACCGGAAGAGAGCCAAGGGTTGTATCTGCTCTACAAAAGTTGAAGCAGCATTTGTTTAAGTACCAGGGCCATATTGGAGCATACTTGATTGTTGCTGGAGTTGATCCTACTGGTGCTCATTTATTTTCAGTTCATGCACATGGTTCAACAGATGTAGGCTACTACCAGAGTTTAGGATCAGGTTCGCTAGCTGCTATGGCTGTTTTGGAGGCAAATTGGAAGGAACATCTAACCAAGGAGGAAGCAATAAAATTAGCTGCAGATGCCATTGAAGCTGGTATTTGGAACGATTTAGGTTCTGGATCTAATGTCGATGTCTGTGTGATGGAAGTTGGTAAAGATGCTGAGTTATTGAGAAATTATATTACACCAAATGTTAGAGAAGCCAAGCAGAAATCTTACAAGTTCGACCGTGGCACTACAGCTGTGCTCAAGGAGTCTATTTTAGAAGtatatgatgaagaaatagTGACGCTCTCGTGA
- the ADE8 gene encoding phosphoribosylglycinamide formyltransferase (similar to Ashbya gossypii AAR120C): MGAPRVTVLISGSGSNLQALIDARDQGRLPVTFVNVISSSAKAYGLKRAAKHGIASQVHSLYKYKKGIPKEEVEQCARARIQFEEDLAELILKDSPDLVVCAGWLLILGPTFLKKLRGISIINLHPALPGAFDCTTHAIEMAWLKCNEEQKPIVAGCMVHYVIEEVDKGEPLIVKKLNITPGGETLAEYEQRVHEVEHVAIVEGVIKALQQNGKL, translated from the coding sequence ATGGGTGCTCCTAGGGTCACGGTTTTAATATCTGGATCTGGTTCAAATCTACAAGCTTTAATCGATGCAAGGGATCAAGGTCGGTTGCCAGTTACATTTGTTAACGTCATTTCGTCTAGTGCCAAGGCATATGGATTGAAGAGAGCAGCTAAACATGGTATTGCTTCTCAGGTGCATTCATTGTATAAGTATAAAAAGGGTATTCCTAAGGAAGAAGTAGAGCAGTGCGCTAGAGCTAGAATacaatttgaagaagatctGGCTGAGTTGATTCTAAAGGATTCGCCTGATTTAGTTGTATGTGCAGGTTGGCTTTTGATTCTAGGCCCCACTTTCCTCAAGAAACTACGAGGTATTTCCATTATTAACTTACATCCTGCTTTGCCTGGGGCGTTTGACTGTACTACTCACGCCATTGAGATGGCATGGTTGAAATGTAACGAAGAACAGAAGCCAATAGTTGCTGGCTGTATGGTTCACTATGTTATTGAGGAGGTTGATAAGGGAGAACCTTTAATCGtaaagaagttgaatatCACGCCAGGAGGGGAAACGTTGGCTGAATATGAGCAGCGCGTCCATGAGGTAGAGCATGTAGCTATTGTAGAAGGTGTTATCAAAGCATTGCAGCAAAATGGCAAACTATGA